In Haloterrigena turkmenica DSM 5511, a single genomic region encodes these proteins:
- a CDS encoding tryptophan--tRNA ligase: protein MPAPSDIPNGTDSETNAASPAEEAAAADEFTVTPYAVDGEIDYEKLLERFGADPLTDEQIERFPDHPLLRRRTFYAGRDVDDYLEAAAAGDPHAIVTGRGPSGPMHLGHVLPLYLAKRFQRETGATVYVPLSDDEKFLAKDQSFESIGEHTRENLRDILAVGFDPDRTRIVVDTADADVIYPIAVRLAKHLTPATVEAVYGEQDTVGLQFYPAVQATHLLLPQLVAGRQPTQVPIAVDQDPHVRVCRDVAAKEALPVDKPGALLGRFLPSLEGPGKMSSSGDAPSIELTDDPESVAETVRTHAYTGGRATLAEHRERGGDPSVDVPFQYLRFFFEPDDERLERIAADYRSGDLLSGELKELAIDRITDFLADHQRRRGELGSLETELEPYRLTAGERRRALERAGVPTGLEA, encoded by the coding sequence ATGCCAGCACCATCCGACATACCGAACGGCACCGACAGCGAGACGAACGCCGCATCCCCCGCTGAGGAGGCCGCGGCCGCCGACGAGTTCACCGTCACGCCCTACGCCGTCGACGGCGAGATCGACTACGAGAAACTGCTCGAGCGCTTCGGCGCGGATCCGCTCACCGACGAGCAGATCGAACGCTTCCCCGACCACCCGCTGCTCAGACGGCGGACGTTCTACGCGGGCCGGGACGTCGACGACTACCTCGAGGCCGCCGCGGCCGGCGATCCGCACGCGATCGTCACCGGTCGCGGCCCCTCGGGACCGATGCATCTGGGCCACGTCCTCCCGCTGTACCTCGCGAAGCGGTTCCAGCGGGAGACCGGCGCGACGGTGTACGTCCCGCTCTCCGACGACGAGAAGTTCCTCGCGAAGGACCAGTCGTTCGAATCGATCGGCGAGCACACCCGCGAGAACCTGCGCGATATCCTCGCCGTCGGCTTCGATCCCGACCGGACGCGGATCGTCGTCGACACCGCCGACGCGGACGTGATCTATCCGATCGCCGTTCGTCTCGCGAAACACCTCACACCGGCGACCGTCGAGGCCGTCTACGGCGAGCAGGACACCGTTGGCCTGCAGTTCTATCCCGCCGTGCAGGCGACCCACCTCCTGTTGCCACAACTCGTCGCGGGCCGACAACCGACGCAGGTCCCGATCGCCGTCGATCAGGACCCCCACGTCCGCGTCTGTCGCGACGTCGCCGCGAAGGAGGCGCTGCCGGTCGACAAACCGGGCGCGCTGCTCGGGCGGTTCCTTCCGAGCCTCGAGGGACCCGGCAAAATGAGTTCCTCCGGCGACGCGCCGTCGATCGAACTCACGGACGACCCCGAGAGCGTTGCCGAGACGGTCCGGACCCACGCCTACACCGGCGGCCGAGCGACCCTCGCGGAACACCGCGAGCGGGGCGGCGATCCAAGCGTCGACGTCCCCTTCCAGTACCTGCGATTCTTCTTCGAACCGGACGACGAGCGACTCGAGCGCATCGCGGCTGATTATCGGTCGGGTGACCTGCTCAGCGGCGAACTGAAGGAGCTCGCGATCGACCGAATCACCGACTTCCTCGCCGACCACCAGCGGCGGCGCGGGGAGCTGGGCTCGCTCGAGACCGAACTCGAGCCCTACCGGCTGACCGCGGGAGAGCGGCGACGAGCGCTCGAGCGGGCCGGCGTGCCGACGGGGCTCGAGGCGTAA
- the arcD gene encoding arginine/ornithine antiporter ArcD: MALDFTPKTYDEIPEDKRPSLGEALVPIAGMILFLSVGMIYLEMDPQMPLLWGIAFAGLFGRYYFSYAWSDLYDGIGRSILTGLQAILILFVIYMLISAWIDSGTIPTLMYYGLEFLSPGIFLPFTVVLSAVVAFAIGSSWTTAGTLGVAMIGIGSGLGIPEAMTAGAVLSGAYTGDKNSPLSDTTNLAAAVTNTELMDHIRAMRPGTAISFAISLLLFVVLGLSASGTIPVDRIAEIQGGLESSYAISPLTFIPLVITFALAFYGFPALPSLGAGIFAGVAVSTTVQGVGFAAAWETVHFGTGPETGVDLTDELLASGGLEGSVWVVSIVVAALALGGILQETGVLAAIAYHIGRAVSSVAGLTAGTAAGTIAMNFLAAEQYMAIVVPGMTLQNLYDEYDLESRNLSRAVEASGTTTSAFVPWGSGGVFMASALGVPVIEYAPYYFFGILSPLILVLMGATGWRIFYKDDPERESPPEADAPTPPVE; the protein is encoded by the coding sequence ATGGCACTGGACTTCACACCGAAGACCTACGACGAAATCCCCGAGGATAAGCGGCCGTCCTTGGGGGAAGCGCTCGTCCCGATCGCGGGAATGATCCTGTTCCTCTCGGTCGGGATGATCTATCTCGAGATGGATCCGCAGATGCCGCTGTTGTGGGGGATCGCCTTCGCGGGACTGTTCGGCCGGTACTACTTCAGCTACGCCTGGAGCGACCTCTACGACGGGATCGGTCGCAGTATTCTGACCGGTCTCCAAGCCATCCTCATCTTGTTCGTCATCTACATGCTCATCTCGGCGTGGATCGATTCCGGGACGATCCCGACGCTCATGTACTACGGGCTCGAGTTCCTGTCACCGGGGATCTTCCTCCCCTTTACCGTCGTCCTCTCGGCGGTCGTCGCCTTCGCGATCGGTTCCTCGTGGACGACGGCCGGGACGCTCGGCGTCGCGATGATCGGGATCGGCTCCGGGCTCGGGATTCCGGAGGCGATGACGGCCGGCGCCGTCCTCTCGGGCGCCTACACCGGCGACAAGAACTCGCCGCTCTCGGACACCACGAACCTCGCCGCCGCGGTGACGAACACGGAACTGATGGACCACATCCGGGCGATGCGTCCCGGCACCGCGATCTCGTTCGCGATCTCGCTGCTCCTGTTCGTCGTGCTGGGCCTGAGCGCGAGCGGGACGATCCCCGTCGATCGGATCGCCGAGATCCAGGGCGGCCTCGAGAGCAGTTACGCGATCTCGCCGCTGACGTTCATCCCGTTGGTCATCACGTTCGCGCTCGCGTTCTACGGCTTCCCCGCGCTGCCGTCGCTCGGCGCCGGGATCTTCGCCGGCGTCGCGGTCAGCACCACGGTGCAGGGCGTCGGCTTCGCCGCCGCCTGGGAGACCGTCCACTTCGGGACCGGCCCCGAAACGGGCGTCGACCTCACGGACGAACTGCTCGCGAGCGGCGGCCTCGAGGGCTCCGTGTGGGTCGTCTCGATCGTCGTGGCCGCGCTGGCGCTGGGCGGAATTTTGCAGGAAACCGGCGTGCTGGCGGCGATCGCCTACCACATCGGACGGGCCGTCAGCAGCGTCGCGGGCCTGACGGCCGGCACGGCCGCGGGAACGATCGCGATGAACTTCCTCGCCGCGGAACAGTACATGGCGATCGTCGTTCCCGGGATGACGCTGCAGAACCTGTACGACGAATACGACCTCGAGAGCCGGAACCTCTCGCGGGCGGTCGAGGCGTCCGGGACGACGACGTCGGCGTTCGTGCCCTGGGGATCCGGCGGGGTCTTCATGGCCTCGGCGCTCGGCGTGCCGGTGATCGAGTACGCCCCGTACTACTTCTTCGGAATCCTCTCGCCGCTGATACTAGTCCTGATGGGCGCGACCGGCTGGCGGATCTTCTACAAGGACGATCCCGAACGAGAATCGCCGCCGGAAGCCGACGCGCCGACGCCCCCCGTCGAATAG
- the ligA gene encoding NAD-dependent DNA ligase LigA, with protein sequence MSVADEDAENPYLRDPPTDFAPVGELSEDEAREQVELLREAIREHDRRYYVESDPVIADRTYDALFARLRDLEDAFGLEHPDSPTRSVGGEPLEEFETVEHVAPMLSIDQSGEEADVREFADRVQREVGDVDYVCEPKFDGVSMEFVYEDGRLERAATRGDGREGDDVTRNARTIGSVPQKLHGDYPEFLAVRGEVYMPKDAFQAHNRERIERGEEPFANPRNATAGTIRQLDPSIVADRPLEVFFFDVLEASDLEDSHSAELERFPDWGLRVTDHVELADDIDEAIAYRDRMLEARDDLNYEIDGTVIKVDDRESREELGRTARHDRYAFAYKFPARAEVTPIVDVAVQVGRTGRLTPVALLEPVDVGGVTVSRASLHNPDEIEEKNVNVGDTVRVQRAGDVIPYVEEVVEKDSEGHYDLPDRCPVCDSAVERDGPMAFCTGGLACDAQLRRSIEYYAGDDGLDLEGLGEKSVRQLVDAGLLESVADLYELDREDLTDLEGWGETSAENVLAEIEASREPPLAEFLSALGIPHVGPTTARELAREFGTFEAFREAAEDEPERLEDVPDVGETVAEQLHEFFTSEANAAAVDDLLEHVSPQESDLETGGDELEGLTFVFTGSLEGMTRGEAQEAVEAHGANATGSVSGNTDYLVVGENPGQTKRDDAAANDVPIIDEDEFRELLAGYGIDLE encoded by the coding sequence ATGTCTGTCGCCGACGAGGATGCGGAAAACCCCTATCTCCGGGATCCGCCGACCGACTTCGCGCCGGTCGGGGAGCTCTCGGAGGACGAGGCCCGCGAACAGGTCGAACTGCTCCGGGAGGCTATTCGCGAACACGACCGCCGGTACTACGTCGAGAGCGATCCCGTCATCGCCGACCGGACCTACGACGCCTTGTTCGCCCGCCTTCGGGACCTCGAGGACGCCTTCGGCCTCGAACATCCCGACAGCCCCACGCGAAGCGTCGGCGGCGAACCGCTCGAGGAGTTCGAGACGGTCGAGCACGTCGCGCCGATGCTCTCGATCGACCAGAGCGGCGAGGAGGCGGACGTCCGGGAGTTCGCGGATCGAGTACAACGAGAGGTCGGTGACGTCGACTACGTCTGTGAACCCAAGTTCGACGGCGTCTCGATGGAGTTCGTCTACGAGGACGGCCGCCTCGAGCGCGCGGCGACCCGCGGGGACGGTCGCGAGGGCGACGACGTGACGCGCAACGCGCGCACGATCGGCTCCGTTCCACAGAAGCTCCACGGCGACTACCCCGAGTTCCTCGCCGTGCGGGGCGAGGTCTACATGCCCAAAGACGCCTTTCAGGCCCACAACCGCGAGCGCATCGAGCGCGGCGAGGAGCCCTTCGCGAATCCCCGGAACGCCACCGCGGGAACGATCCGCCAGCTCGACCCCTCGATCGTCGCTGACCGCCCTCTCGAGGTGTTCTTCTTCGACGTGCTCGAGGCCAGCGACCTCGAGGACTCCCACAGCGCCGAACTCGAGCGCTTTCCCGACTGGGGACTCCGGGTCACCGACCACGTCGAACTGGCGGACGACATCGACGAGGCGATCGCCTACCGCGATCGGATGCTCGAGGCCCGCGACGACCTGAACTACGAGATCGACGGCACCGTGATCAAGGTCGACGACCGCGAGTCTCGCGAGGAACTGGGACGGACGGCCCGTCACGATCGCTACGCCTTCGCCTACAAGTTCCCCGCCCGCGCGGAGGTGACGCCGATCGTCGACGTGGCTGTTCAGGTCGGTCGCACGGGTCGGCTGACGCCGGTCGCCCTCCTAGAGCCGGTCGACGTCGGCGGCGTGACGGTCTCCAGAGCGAGCCTGCACAACCCCGACGAGATCGAGGAGAAGAATGTGAACGTCGGCGACACGGTCCGCGTCCAGCGGGCCGGCGACGTCATCCCCTACGTCGAGGAGGTCGTCGAGAAGGACAGCGAGGGTCATTACGACCTCCCCGACCGCTGCCCCGTCTGCGACAGCGCCGTCGAACGCGACGGCCCGATGGCCTTCTGTACCGGCGGGCTGGCCTGCGACGCCCAGCTCCGGCGATCGATCGAGTACTACGCCGGCGACGACGGCCTCGACCTCGAGGGGCTCGGCGAGAAAAGCGTCCGCCAGCTGGTCGACGCCGGCTTGCTCGAGTCCGTCGCGGACCTCTACGAACTCGACCGCGAGGACCTGACCGACCTCGAGGGCTGGGGCGAGACGAGCGCCGAGAACGTGCTCGCCGAGATCGAAGCCAGCCGCGAACCCCCGTTGGCGGAGTTCCTCTCCGCGCTGGGGATCCCCCACGTCGGACCGACGACGGCCCGCGAACTCGCCCGCGAGTTCGGCACGTTCGAGGCGTTCCGCGAGGCCGCCGAGGACGAGCCCGAACGCCTCGAGGACGTGCCGGACGTCGGCGAAACCGTTGCCGAACAGCTCCACGAGTTCTTCACCAGCGAGGCCAACGCTGCGGCGGTCGACGACTTACTCGAGCACGTCTCGCCCCAGGAGTCGGACCTCGAGACCGGCGGCGACGAACTCGAGGGACTGACGTTCGTCTTCACGGGCTCGCTCGAGGGGATGACGCGCGGAGAAGCGCAAGAAGCCGTCGAGGCCCACGGTGCCAACGCGACGGGTAGCGTCTCGGGGAACACGGACTACCTCGTTGTCGGCGAGAACCCGGGCCAGACGAAACGCGACGACGCGGCGGCCAACGACGTGCCGATTATCGACGAGGACGAGTTCCGGGAGTTACTGGCGGGGTACGGAATCGACCTCGAGTGA
- a CDS encoding 2Fe-2S iron-sulfur cluster-binding protein, with translation MTSHDVTLEWADGSTQTVAVAENESVLDAAQRAGARLPYDCRKGTCITCVGRLLALEGEDAESAEGGSEQPPDPADVFTYRRSPAALTDQEQADGYVLLCVAHPQSDCRIEVGPRVRAEVGDSPWA, from the coding sequence ATGACGAGCCACGACGTGACCCTCGAGTGGGCCGACGGCTCGACGCAGACGGTCGCGGTCGCCGAGAACGAATCGGTCCTCGACGCGGCCCAGCGGGCCGGCGCCCGGCTGCCCTACGACTGCCGAAAGGGGACCTGTATCACCTGCGTCGGCCGATTGCTCGCCCTCGAGGGCGAGGATGCCGAGTCGGCCGAGGGTGGATCGGAGCAGCCGCCCGATCCCGCCGACGTGTTCACGTATCGGCGGTCGCCGGCGGCGCTGACCGACCAGGAGCAGGCGGACGGCTACGTCCTGCTCTGTGTCGCGCACCCGCAGTCGGACTGTCGGATCGAGGTCGGACCGCGAGTGCGCGCCGAAGTCGGCGACAGTCCCTGGGCGTAA
- a CDS encoding YfcE family phosphodiesterase, whose translation MNIGIVADTHDNVEAIERATEIFADEGVEIVIHCGDFVAPLMVDYFDEFELHGVLGNNDGDVANLQAAFDALGGESELHGRFASLEFDGLSFAVLHGEHLEEVEAIAAGEMFDFVCYGHHHEHELSEEGRTTVLNPGAHVLASEKDRTVAIVDTRSESIRFRSVDE comes from the coding sequence ATGAACATCGGGATCGTTGCCGACACCCACGACAACGTCGAGGCTATCGAGCGAGCGACCGAGATCTTCGCCGATGAAGGCGTCGAGATCGTGATCCACTGCGGCGACTTCGTCGCGCCGCTGATGGTCGACTACTTCGACGAGTTCGAACTCCACGGCGTCCTCGGGAACAACGACGGCGACGTCGCCAACCTGCAGGCCGCGTTCGACGCGCTGGGCGGCGAGAGCGAACTCCACGGCCGCTTTGCGAGCCTCGAGTTCGACGGGCTCTCGTTCGCGGTGCTCCACGGCGAGCATCTCGAGGAGGTCGAGGCGATCGCGGCCGGCGAGATGTTCGATTTCGTCTGTTACGGCCATCACCACGAGCACGAGCTGTCCGAAGAGGGCCGGACGACGGTGCTCAACCCCGGCGCACACGTGCTGGCGAGCGAGAAGGACCGTACGGTCGCCATCGTCGACACCCGCTCGGAATCGATTCGGTTCCGGTCGGTCGACGAGTGA
- a CDS encoding selenium-binding protein SBP56-related protein produces the protein MSDVNEPSDVEPDHEHDHHHEGPGYATPQAAIEEGEREELAYVMSLYVGTDVDAPDFVSVVDLDPDSDTYCEIVDRIELPNRGDELHHFGWNACSSSCHMEGLERRHLIVPGQRSSRIHVIDAKDRRNPELETVIEPEEVFEYDLSAPHTVHCIPDGEILISMLGDADGELPGGFLELNDDFEIEGRWEPPGEIEMNYDYWYQPRQNVMVSSEWAAPKTYYPGFDLEDVEAGNYGQRLHFWDWEAGTVEQTIDLGEEGLIPLEVRFLHTPESTHGFVGAALSSNIFHFWRDGESGEYRAEKVIDFESREHDDWDMPVPALPTDILISMDDRYLFGSNWLHGEVWMYDISDPSNPRRADSLSVGGTFGEVQEVQNRELSAGPQMIQLSLDGERLYWTTSLFSSWDEQFYPEEGERGSVMLKADVDPRKGTMELDEDFLVDWGECPEGPARAHEIRWPDGDCTSDVWQ, from the coding sequence ATGAGTGATGTTAACGAACCCAGTGACGTCGAACCGGACCACGAGCACGACCACCACCACGAGGGCCCCGGCTACGCGACGCCGCAGGCCGCCATCGAGGAGGGCGAGCGAGAGGAACTGGCCTACGTGATGAGCCTCTACGTCGGCACGGACGTCGACGCGCCGGACTTCGTCTCGGTCGTCGACCTCGATCCCGACTCCGACACCTACTGCGAGATCGTCGACCGCATCGAACTGCCCAACCGCGGCGACGAACTCCACCACTTCGGGTGGAACGCCTGCTCGTCGTCGTGTCACATGGAGGGCCTCGAGCGCCGCCACCTGATCGTCCCCGGCCAGCGCTCCTCGCGGATCCACGTGATCGACGCGAAGGATCGGCGCAACCCCGAACTCGAGACGGTGATCGAACCCGAGGAGGTCTTCGAATACGACCTCTCGGCACCGCACACCGTCCACTGCATCCCGGACGGCGAGATCCTGATCAGCATGCTCGGCGACGCCGACGGCGAGTTACCGGGCGGCTTCCTCGAGCTGAACGACGACTTCGAGATCGAGGGCCGGTGGGAGCCGCCGGGCGAGATCGAGATGAACTACGACTACTGGTACCAGCCCCGGCAGAACGTGATGGTCTCGAGCGAGTGGGCTGCCCCCAAAACGTACTACCCGGGCTTCGACCTTGAGGACGTCGAGGCCGGGAACTACGGCCAGCGCCTCCATTTCTGGGACTGGGAGGCCGGCACCGTCGAGCAGACCATCGACCTCGGCGAGGAGGGGTTGATCCCGCTCGAGGTGCGCTTCCTCCACACCCCCGAGTCGACCCACGGGTTCGTCGGGGCCGCGCTCTCGTCGAATATCTTCCACTTCTGGCGCGACGGTGAGTCCGGCGAGTACCGCGCCGAGAAGGTCATCGACTTCGAGAGCCGGGAGCACGACGACTGGGACATGCCCGTCCCCGCGCTCCCGACGGATATCCTGATCTCGATGGACGACCGCTACCTGTTCGGCTCGAACTGGCTCCACGGCGAGGTCTGGATGTACGATATCTCGGACCCGTCGAACCCGCGGCGGGCCGACTCGCTGTCGGTCGGGGGAACCTTCGGCGAGGTGCAGGAGGTCCAGAACCGCGAACTGTCCGCGGGCCCCCAGATGATTCAGCTCTCGCTGGATGGCGAACGGCTCTACTGGACCACCTCGCTGTTCTCCTCGTGGGACGAGCAGTTCTACCCCGAGGAGGGCGAGCGCGGCTCGGTGATGCTGAAGGCCGACGTCGATCCTCGGAAAGGAACGATGGAACTCGACGAGGACTTCCTCGTGGACTGGGGCGAGTGTCCTGAGGGTCCAGCCCGCGCTCACGAGATCCGCTGGCCCGACGGCGACTGCACGAGCGACGTCTGGCAGTGA
- a CDS encoding 2Fe-2S iron-sulfur cluster-binding protein, translated as MVSQRHDVTLEWPDADRETRTIAVDEDETVLEAAERSGIALPFGCRTGACGTCTGRLLEADGAEPTAADDERTVDVDGAFSYRRSPRALKDRHRTAGYVLLCIASPRTDCRLAVGANVHTELVENPWK; from the coding sequence ATGGTGAGCCAGCGCCACGACGTAACGCTCGAGTGGCCCGACGCCGACCGCGAGACGCGGACCATCGCGGTCGACGAGGACGAGACGGTCCTCGAGGCCGCCGAGCGCTCCGGTATCGCCCTTCCCTTCGGCTGTCGCACCGGCGCCTGTGGGACCTGTACGGGGCGGCTGCTCGAGGCCGACGGAGCGGAGCCGACGGCCGCCGACGACGAACGCACCGTCGACGTCGACGGCGCGTTCTCGTACCGTCGCTCGCCTCGAGCGCTGAAGGACCGCCACCGTACCGCGGGCTACGTCCTGCTGTGTATCGCCTCGCCGCGGACCGACTGCCGGCTCGCCGTCGGCGCGAACGTCCACACCGAACTGGTCGAGAATCCGTGGAAGTGA
- a CDS encoding ArsA family ATPase, whose product MTDCIFYGGKGGVGKTTCAAATAVRLADAGRETLVVSTDPAHSLSDSFEVDLGADPRELDLEDVGSERSGDTGGDGDGGLWAVEIDPDTQKERYEKLARALAKDLRSAGIRLDDEEVRRLFASGAPAGSDEIAALDLLVEYVDEGEWDVVVFDTAPTGHTLRLFDMPEVMGLALETAQSLRGQAKRIGNAARTAVLGPMSMMGSSKEDEAESLEAFRARLERARDLLTDPERTEFRVVLLPEGMAIAESERLVETLREADVRVDRLVVNRVFEDPEDDCSRCQSRHERHTERVAEIRETFPDLEVVTLPEREGEVQGLEAVAEIAERLPAEA is encoded by the coding sequence GTGACCGACTGCATCTTCTACGGCGGCAAGGGCGGCGTCGGCAAGACGACCTGCGCGGCGGCGACCGCCGTCCGACTGGCCGACGCCGGCCGGGAGACGCTGGTCGTCTCGACCGATCCGGCCCACTCGCTGTCGGACTCCTTCGAGGTCGATCTGGGGGCTGATCCCCGCGAACTCGATCTCGAGGACGTGGGCAGCGAGCGTAGCGGCGACACCGGCGGCGATGGCGACGGCGGCCTCTGGGCCGTCGAGATCGACCCCGACACGCAGAAGGAGCGCTACGAGAAACTGGCGCGGGCGCTGGCGAAGGACCTCCGAAGCGCCGGCATTCGGCTGGACGACGAGGAGGTCAGGCGGTTGTTCGCCTCGGGCGCACCGGCCGGTAGCGACGAGATTGCGGCGCTGGACCTGCTCGTCGAGTACGTCGACGAAGGCGAGTGGGACGTCGTCGTCTTCGACACCGCGCCGACGGGCCACACCCTCCGACTGTTCGACATGCCCGAGGTGATGGGGCTGGCCCTCGAGACGGCCCAGTCGCTGCGCGGCCAGGCTAAGCGGATCGGCAACGCCGCGCGGACGGCCGTCCTCGGCCCGATGTCGATGATGGGCAGCAGCAAGGAGGACGAGGCGGAGAGCCTCGAGGCGTTTCGCGCCCGCCTCGAGCGCGCCCGCGACCTGCTGACCGATCCCGAGCGAACGGAGTTTCGGGTCGTTCTCCTGCCCGAGGGGATGGCCATCGCCGAATCCGAACGACTCGTCGAGACGCTACGGGAGGCCGACGTTCGGGTCGATCGCCTCGTTGTGAATCGGGTCTTCGAAGACCCCGAAGACGACTGCTCGCGGTGTCAGTCGCGCCACGAGCGGCATACGGAGCGCGTGGCGGAGATTCGCGAGACGTTTCCCGACCTCGAGGTCGTGACGCTCCCTGAACGAGAAGGAGAGGTGCAGGGCCTCGAGGCGGTGGCAGAGATCGCGGAGCGGTTGCCTGCCGAGGCGTGA
- a CDS encoding ABC transporter permease, which produces MSTETASGSQSGSTSSSVNLESVRAVAKKDFQDAVRSWMFWGLSIFFFLLLVGVTGALSYFGADVSPTQAETTGALVSLVSEISRLIIPLIALVLGWKSIAGERESGSIKVLLSLPHSRKDVLLGKLLGRSAVLSLSLVVGFVLAAVVVAAILGSFDPVDYFSLLVMTIIYGVAYTSIAVALSSITRSTTIAGAAMVSVFLTFYIVWNALQTVFQILMRRGTIEGVSFTREIPTQNGVQEMPGERLPDWALFIDTIDPGTAFQNAITVLSSAGGELGTAYPEYYFSGGVPFYLENWFSFIILLGWIVVPIAIALWRFDRVDL; this is translated from the coding sequence ATGAGCACTGAGACCGCATCCGGATCGCAGTCTGGTTCGACCTCGAGTTCCGTGAACCTCGAGAGCGTCCGCGCCGTCGCGAAGAAGGACTTCCAGGACGCCGTCCGTTCGTGGATGTTCTGGGGACTGAGCATCTTCTTCTTCCTGCTGCTGGTCGGTGTCACGGGCGCGCTCTCGTACTTCGGCGCGGACGTATCGCCGACGCAGGCGGAGACGACCGGAGCGCTCGTTTCGCTGGTCAGCGAGATCTCGAGGCTCATCATCCCGCTGATCGCGCTGGTGCTAGGCTGGAAGTCCATCGCCGGCGAGCGGGAGAGCGGGAGCATCAAGGTGCTACTCTCGCTGCCCCACTCGCGAAAGGACGTGCTGCTGGGCAAACTGCTCGGCCGCTCGGCCGTACTGTCGCTATCGTTGGTCGTCGGGTTCGTCCTCGCGGCCGTTGTCGTCGCCGCGATACTCGGTAGTTTCGACCCCGTCGACTACTTCAGCCTCCTCGTAATGACGATCATCTACGGCGTCGCCTACACGAGCATCGCCGTCGCGCTGTCGTCGATAACTCGGTCGACGACCATCGCCGGGGCCGCGATGGTCAGCGTCTTTCTCACGTTTTACATCGTCTGGAACGCGCTCCAGACCGTCTTCCAGATCCTGATGCGGCGCGGGACCATCGAGGGCGTCAGCTTCACGAGGGAGATCCCCACTCAGAACGGGGTTCAGGAGATGCCCGGCGAACGACTGCCCGACTGGGCGCTGTTCATCGATACCATCGATCCCGGAACCGCCTTCCAGAACGCGATTACGGTGCTCAGTTCGGCCGGCGGCGAACTCGGTACCGCCTATCCCGAGTACTATTTCTCGGGCGGCGTGCCGTTCTACCTCGAGAACTGGTTCTCCTTTATCATCCTGCTGGGCTGGATCGTCGTCCCGATCGCGATCGCGCTCTGGCGGTTCGATCGCGTCGACCTGTGA
- the rio1 gene encoding serine/threonine-protein kinase Rio1, translating to MGEGTEYGLVDLEEVETPGDEWEEIDVSDTEADRIARKRDREFEQFEERIKDADQFKVEQSVFDDATLAALYKLVQDGYVEAFGGPLSTGKEANVYHALGDEREVAVKIYRINASNFRQMRDYLEGDPRFEGLGGKKKDVVLAWTKKELANLERAKAAGVRVPEPIATERNVLVMEYIGTDDGRAKRLGEVHIENPQTAYEVMREYMRRLYSAGLIHGDLSEYNVVFDQDEGQLVFIDLGQAVTVHHPNSREFLERDCRNVAGFFSRQGMDVTEDELLEFVTSPEPDPSRD from the coding sequence ATGGGAGAGGGAACGGAATACGGGCTGGTCGACCTCGAGGAGGTCGAGACGCCGGGCGACGAGTGGGAAGAGATCGACGTCTCGGACACCGAGGCCGACCGGATCGCTCGCAAGCGCGACCGGGAGTTCGAGCAGTTCGAGGAGCGCATCAAGGACGCCGACCAGTTCAAGGTCGAGCAGTCGGTGTTCGACGACGCGACCCTCGCTGCGCTGTACAAACTCGTCCAGGACGGCTACGTCGAGGCCTTCGGCGGGCCGCTGTCGACGGGCAAGGAGGCCAACGTCTATCACGCGCTGGGCGACGAGCGCGAGGTCGCGGTCAAGATCTACCGGATCAACGCCTCGAACTTCCGGCAGATGCGCGACTACCTCGAGGGCGACCCGCGCTTCGAGGGGCTGGGCGGCAAGAAGAAAGACGTCGTCCTCGCGTGGACCAAGAAGGAACTGGCGAATCTAGAGCGGGCGAAGGCGGCCGGCGTCCGCGTCCCGGAGCCGATCGCCACCGAGCGCAACGTGTTGGTCATGGAGTACATCGGCACCGACGACGGCCGCGCGAAACGCCTCGGCGAGGTCCACATCGAGAACCCCCAGACCGCCTACGAGGTCATGCGCGAGTATATGCGCCGCCTCTATTCGGCGGGGCTGATCCACGGCGACCTCAGCGAGTACAACGTCGTCTTCGACCAGGACGAGGGCCAGCTCGTCTTCATCGACCTCGGCCAGGCCGTCACGGTCCACCACCCCAATAGCCGGGAGTTCTTAGAGCGAGACTGCCGGAACGTCGCCGGATTCTTCTCGCGACAGGGGATGGACGTCACCGAAGACGAGTTGCTCGAGTTCGTCACGAGTCCGGAGCCGGATCCATCGCGAGACTGA